The Sphingobacteriales bacterium genomic sequence GGATTAATTGCTGCGTTTGTAATAGCCAATGCTGGTGGCTCGTTAATAGTGGCGCTACCTGAAGCGGTGCATCCTTTTGCATCTGTAACAGTAACGCTGTAAGTGCCAGCTGTGGCTGTAATTTGGTCGGTAGTTTGGTTACCGGGCGACCATAAATAGGTATGGGGTGCAGTTCCGCCTTGTACTTGCGTTTGTATCGTACCATTGCCACCATTACAAAGTGGGTCAGCAATATTAAAACTAACAGTTAAAAGAGCAGGTTCGTTGATGGTAATAGTTGTACTAATATTGCAATTATTTGCGTCGGTTATGTTAGCGGTGTAGTTACCGGCCAACAAACTATCCGGATTTAATTCGTTGTTGGGTATAGCGCTAGGGCCAGACCAAACTATTACAACGGGTGCAACTCCTCCGGTTAAATTTAAATTAATACTGCCTGATGCCTGACCATTACAGGCCGCATCGGTAGTGGTGGGTGCCACTGCCATTGGGTTTGAGGTATCAAACAAATCAACAGTTATTGTAGCAGTGCAAAGATTGGCATCGGTTACAACAATGGTATATTGGCCGGGCATAATATTTGATGCGTTTGCCTGGTCGCCAACCGGCGAGGGGCCTGTCCATAAATAGGTATAAGGGCTTGCGCCGCCAGTTGCGTTTACTGTAATACTGCCTACATCGCCGGGGCATAATATATTGGTGGCCGTAGCCGAGGCAGCTAAATTATTTAAAGTAACGGTGTGGGTGGCCACAGCACTACAGTTATTGCCATCGGTTACGGTTACGGTATAGGTGCCGGCGGTTGTAATGCTTATAGTAGGTGTTGTTTGAGTAGTTGACCAAAGGTAGGTGCTGCCACCCGATGCAGTAAGGTCAATACTATCATTTTGACAGATAATAGCTTGGCCTGTAATTTGTGGGCTGGGGAGGGTATTTACTGTAATAGTTGCCGAATTGGTATTGCTGCATCCAGAAGTGGTATCAGTAAATACGGTATAATAAGTAGTAGTAGTTGCCGGGCTAATATTTCCGGAAACTATATTGCCGCCGGGCAAAGGGGCATCGTACCATACATAAACGCCGGAGCCGCCGCCATTAAGCGCATCAATGGCAACAGAGTCGTTTTGGCAAATAGCTATATTATTAACGGGTACAACTGGCAAGGGTAAAATTGTAACGGTTACCAGCACTGAGTTGCTAATACAACCAGTTGGAGCTAAACTTGTTACCCAGAAATTGTAGGTTCCGGGGGTATTATTATTTATTTGAGTTGCGGGGTCAAAAGGGTCTCCGGTAAAAATTGGCGGGGTGCCGGGGTTTGTCCAAGGGTCAAGCAAATACCAAGCGGGTTGTGTGCCCAATGGAGTAGTTGCGCTAATAGTTGCCAGCGAATCGCTCTGGCAATAATTAGGCGGGTTGCTCACCAAAGGAGTATTGGGTAGTAATGGGTTGTTAAGGGTATAACTTGCCGAATCGAAGCAGCCGTTACTGTCGGTAACTGTAATATAATAAGTGCCGGCAAGCAAATTTGTTGCATTGGGGGTGTTGCCTATGGTGGTGTCGCTCCAAGCATAGTTATAGGGAGTTTGGCCACCCGAAGCGGTAGCATTTATAGTTCCGTTGGCATCGTTGTTACAAATGGGGTCGGTAGCCGAAAAAGCAATGCTAATATCAACTAAAACAACATTGGCATTACCCCCCGTATTTGAACAGGGTAGTGCATCGGTTACGTTGGTAATAGTATAGGTGTCGGCGGCGTTTACCGTAAGGGTATAAGGCGAGGTTAAAATTGTAATGGTAGTTGCTCCGTTTACAGGGTCGTTATAGGTTAGGTTCCAAGGTGCAACTCCGGTTAAATTAATAGTTAGGTCGGCGGTTGCTCCTGCGTTATCACAAATGGTAATATCTCCGGAAAAATTAGCGGTAGGCAAGTTTGCAACATTTAAGTCAATTACATCGTTTGAAACAATGCCGCACATATTGGTATAAGTATAGGTAATGGTATAAGGTGGGGAGGATAAGGTGGGGTCGAAGAGGCCTTGCGCAGCGTCGGTAATTCCGGCACCCGACCATACCCCGCCGGATGAATCTGCTTCGAGGTCAATGATGCTTGGCATCAAGCATATTAATCCGGGATCAATAATGTTTACGGGTGTTGGGTTGTCGAGTACGGTAATGGTTATAGTATCGGTATCGGTATTAAGGCAAAGGTCGGTAACGGTTACCATATAGGTTGTAGTGGTTGCCGGTGCTATATTTATAGAGGGTACGTTGCCATCGCCGGTACTCCACGATAATATTTTTTCGGTGCTAATGCCCGCGCCGCCGGTTATAGTTGCTGTTAAGGTAACGGGGTCGTTGGGGCAAATGGGATTTACAGACGCCGTTACTTCAACATCAACCGGGTCGGCATCTTTTATCAGCATTATTTTGGTGATGGTGCTAGCTGCACAGGGGCATCCGGTAGGAAAGTTTAAGATAAGGCTTTCGATGCCTTCGGTATTGGTATCAAAATAGGCGTCAATCCAAAGGGTGTCGCGTACTAAACCGGCCGGAATGGTAAAATCGGTAGGAATAGTATTGCAATCAACACCGGGGGTAGCCGAACTGCCAGTATCTACATTAATACCCGTAATGGTGTACGGGGCTGAGGTATCGGTAGTGTCTTCGCGCGTGAATACAAAATAGCCTGTTTGGCAGCCTTCGTACATAAGATTAATACCACTCGATTGGCCTACACCAGTGTTAACATCAAAACCGTCTCCGGCATCAAAACTGCCTTCTTCTAAAAACACTCCCGAGTCGAGCACCGTATCTGAGCAATCGCTTATAGCCAATTTAATATGGTAGGTTTGGCAGGGGGTCAATTCGGGGGTTGTGGCTTGTAACACAATGGTAAGGCCATCGTATTCAACGTTTAAGCCATTATTAGAAGGGCACGAGCTTGAGTTGCCAATAAAATAAGTTGTATTTGTAATTTCATTAACGTTGTTGATAGACACTGCTGTGCTGGTACCCGGAATTAAGGCAATATTTACAGCACTATTACTAAATGGCCCCGAAATGCCGGGTCCGGATATAAAAAAGCCAAATACATCGCTAAAACTACTTGGCGAATACTCGCAATATTCTTCTGAACCAAAAACGTAGTTAAAGGTAGCCACATTGGTAGTTGGCACAAAATCGAATTCTAAAATAGCTGCATCAAAAGTGGAGTACGAGCTGGTTTGTAATATATTAAGGTCGCCATCGCCACTACCGCCAAATGATGATCCGGTGCCGCCATTATTATTAGGGCCGTTGGCATTGGCTACATCGCCCGAAGCCAATATTACGCCCGACTCAAAGCCAAGGGGGGCTTGCCCGCCTGAAAAATAACCGCGGGCAGTGCCGTTGCCAACATAAGTAATATTACTTACTGCCACACATTCTGAGCCGCCCATTAGCACGTCTTCAACTAATTCGGTGGGTGTGTAACCCGATGAGGTGGCGGTTACTTGGGCATACGTATAGCTATTAAAACTAATAAATAAAAGAACAAAAAAAACCGCAATAAATACGGTTAAAGTGTAGCATTTTGCCATAAGCAAAGGAAGTTTAAATTAATATTCATAAAATTAAAGTTCCGGCTCACCATAATAAAATAAACAAAACAAAGGATAGGAAGGAGAAAAATCAAGATACGCCATCTATCTAATAGTAAGTATCTAAAGATAATTATAAAAACTCCTGATATAGCTGTTTTTGGTGAGAAAGTTGATAAAATTATTGAAAATATTATTGAGCCGGATTAAAAATTTCCACTAAGGTAACGAGTTTTTGATTTATAAGTTGCTTTTAGTCATCTTTTTTACCAAATCGTATAATTTTGGATGTTTTTTTGCTGTTTTTGACAAAAAGACAACTTGTTTTTGTAGCCTATTCTGTTTAAGTCTCGTTTTAACCATAAAACCAATAACTTTGCCCTTTTAGAGTTCTCTTTTTCCTTTACCTAATAAATAAGATTTTAATTTAAAATTGTTTTCACCCAGCATATTAACATAAAAACACCCAACAAAAATGAAAAAATTTATTATTCCGGCGCTTATTTTAGTAGTACTTATAGCTTGGTACGGCCTCAACCAGTATAACCGCAAGCCCGCCGACCTTGCCACCTCAAAAGCCGATATTGCGCTTGCCGCTGCCGACCTTGCCAACGCCTATGCTACCAACGAAACCACCGCCGACAAAGAATACCTCAACAAAATAATTGCAGTAAAAGGTAAAATAACCAGCATTAAACAAGACGGCACGGGCAAATATGTAGTTCAATTAGAGGGAAATACCGATATTGGCATAAGTTGCCAAATAGACGACCGACATATTGAGCCTGTGAAAAATTTAGCCTCCGGAGTTGAAGTAACCTTAAAAGGCAGTTGTGCCGGAGTTTTAGACGACGTTGTATTAACTCGGTGCGTACTTGACAAATAAAGTTAACAACAGTCTTTAAACCTTAGAAAATTTACACCGTCCTAAGAAAATAACAACCAAACAAACCAATAACTGAACAAACAGGCATCTTTGTACATTTATTTAAGTTCTTGTTAAATTAAATTTAAAAACACCCATGAAACAATTATTTGTAATTTTTAGCCTAATGGCCTGTTCAGCGTTTTTTGCCCCTCAGATAACCCAGGCGCAAGTTTATAAAACCAAAACCGGAATAATTGCTTTTTATTCCGAGTCGCCGCTTGAAAATATTACCGCCGTTAATTCTACGGTAAGGGCTGCCGTCAATGCCGGTACCGGCGACGTACAATTTAGCGCCTTAATGAAAGCTTTTGAATTTGAAAAGGCACTTATGCAAGAGCATTTTAACGAAAACTACGTTGAGAGCGATAAATTCCCAAAATCAACTTTTAAAGGTAGTATTACCAACCTCTCGGACATTAACTTTTCGCAAGATGGTTCTTACGATGCCAATGTATCCGGTAGTTTAACGCTACACGGCGTAACGCAAGCAATAAGTACTTCCGGAAAAATTATTATAACCAACGGTCAGCCTCAAGTTGAATGTACTTTCACTATTTTATTATCTGATTACGGCATTAGCATACCGGCTGTAGTTAAAAACAATATATCAAATATAATTGGCATTAGTATTATTGCTCCTTTGCAATTACAACAAGCAATCGAATAAAGCACCTTGCTTGGATTGGCAAGCATCTACCGCCAATTTTAAATAAAATTGTCGGCTTTGCTTTCGACAAAAAGCATTACCTAAATAGCACACACGAGTTAGAGACTGTCTAAAAATTAAAAATTGGCATGCCAGTCCTAAAAATTGATAGGAAAAAAGTTATTAAAAGAGATGTGAATAAAAGACTATCAGTTTGACGTTTAAATAATAATTCATAGCTTTATGAAAATCAAACACATAAAGTAAAATGAAAACCTACCCAAGCAGTCTCACCGATAGTCAATGGAGTGCAATATTAGGCATTTTAGACGACAAACGGAA encodes the following:
- a CDS encoding YceI family protein is translated as MKQLFVIFSLMACSAFFAPQITQAQVYKTKTGIIAFYSESPLENITAVNSTVRAAVNAGTGDVQFSALMKAFEFEKALMQEHFNENYVESDKFPKSTFKGSITNLSDINFSQDGSYDANVSGSLTLHGVTQAISTSGKIIITNGQPQVECTFTILLSDYGISIPAVVKNNISNIIGISIIAPLQLQQAIE